Genomic window (Rathayibacter sp. VKM Ac-2760):
ACGAGGACAGCGACGTGCTGCTGGTCTCCCGCAAGGGCATGTCGATCCGCTTCACCGCCTCCGATCAGGCGCTGCGCCCGATGGGCCGCTCCACCTCCGGAGTGATGGGCATGTCGTTCCGCGGCGACGACCGACTGCTGGACGCCAACGTCGTCAGCGACGAGGGCTACGTCTTCGTGGTGACCGAGGGCGGCTACGCCAAGCGCACCGCCGTCGACCAGTACCGGCTCCAGGGCCGCGGCGGCCTGGGCATCAAGGTGGCCAAGCTGGAGGAGAAGCGCGGCGACCTCGTCGGCGCCATCATCACCGGCGAGGACGACGAGGTGCTCGTCGTTCTCGCGAGTGGCAAGGTGGTACGCTCTGCGGTGGCCGAGGTCCCGGCCAAGGGTCGCGACACCATGGGAGTCGTCTTCGCACGATTCGCAGAGGACGACCGCATCATCGCACTCGCCAAGAACACCGAACGCAATATCGACGCCCCGGACGAGGATCCCGACGCCGCTGCGGCTACGGCCGAGTCCGATGCGGTGTCGGAGGAGGATGGGTCCGTCGATGAGTAGCACGGTCGCCGAGAAGCTCGCCAGGAAGTCCGCGAAGAGCCCGGCGGCGAAGCAGGTCAGACTCAAGCTCGTGTACGTCGACTTCTGGTCGGCGGTCAAGCTGTCGTTCCTGCTGGGGCTGACGCTGGCGATCATCACGATCGTCGTCGTCTACCTCGTCTACACGGTCCTCGCGCAGACGGGCGTCTTCGACGAGGTCAACGGCCTCGTCCAGGACATCGCCGGCGCCGAGGCCTTCGACCTCAACACGATCATCTCGCTGCCCCAGATCATGGGCTTCGCGATCGTCGTGGCCGTGCTCAACACGATCGTCACCACCGCCCTCGGTGCGATCGTGGCGCTGCTGTACAACCTCAGCGTCAAGATCACGGGTGGCCTGCTGGTCGGCTTCACCAACCAGTAGGGACGCGGAGCGGCCGATTGGGATTCTGACGCGTCGTCGGGTAGAGTCTCATCTGGCCATTTCGGGGGTATAGCTCAGGCGGTTAGAGCGCTTCACTGATAATGAAGAGGTCCCAGGTTCAAGTCCTGGTACCCCCACGTGCCGAACGGCCCGTCACCGCGAGGTGACGGGCCGTTCCACTCTCGCCGGCGCCTCACCGCCGGTCCGGGGCCTTAGCTCAGTTGGTAGAGCGCCTGCTTTGCAAGCAGGATGTCAGGAGTTCGAATCTCCTAGGCTCCACACCCTTCTTCTCTCTCATCCCGCGCTCCGCGTGCCGAACCGCGGGCGTCGTGCCCTCGCGGCGAAGGCGTCGAGAGCCGCCAGGACCTCCACGGCCTCGAACGAGCGGTTCCTGCGTCCCGCTCGCGACTGCGTGAGGACTCCGGCCTCGACGAGCTTCTGCACGAAGGCCTCAGCTCTCGGCGTCCCACTGCGCCCCGATCGCCGCGATCTCCGTGGCGAGGCGCCGCCCGTTCTCCACCGCGGCGAAGGAGGCGCCGGCGAGTGTCTCGATGATCGGGTGGACGTCCCCGGAGCGATAGGCGGTCAGCGCGTCGAAGCAGCGCCTCAGATCGCCGAGCAGCTCGGCGCAGACGGGGACGGTGACGTTCTCTGTGACGCCGGCAGCGCGGAGCATGCCAGAGCCCGCTGGATCATGAGCGACTCGTTGTGGCGAGGGCCGGCGGCGGATCAGCGGGGCTGGCAGGCCAGGCCGAGGAAGTTCTCGACGGAGAGGGTCTCGGAGGTGCCGTCGCGGATGTCGCCGACGATGATCTCGCCGACGGACAGGGTGTCGAACTGCTCGGCGGTGAAGACCACCGGACGGCCGACGACCGAGCCGCCGACGGCGTAGGCGCCCAGGGTGAGATCGACGCCGAGGGGGAAGCGCTCGATCTCCCGGTCGGCCGGCCAGACGGTGCGGCCGGAGAGGTCGGTGGCGCCGATGTCGTCCACAGGCTCGGGGGCGACCCAGCGGGTGATCCGCCGCTCGCGGTCGCCGATCAGCAGGGGGGCGGTGTCCTCGATCGCGAGGTCGAGACCGTCGACGGCTCCCGAGCAGACGACGACCACGCCCAGCACCTCGGCGCGCTGGCCACCGCGGCCGATGCCGACCGTCGCCTCCGAGACGGGCTGCGTCGAGCAGCCGGCCAGCGCCAGCGAGGCCGTGGCCGCCAGCACGACGGCGACGCTGGCGACTCGACGACGATGCGGCACGAGGTCACCCTACGGCGAGAGCGAGCGCCGAGAGCGCCTGGGGGAGCGACGGGGCACCCTCCGCGCGGAACACTGCGCGACCCGTCTCGTCGCGGACGACGACGGTGGGGGTGGAGCGGACGTCCGCCGCCTCGGCCGCGGCGGGCGCGAAGGCGACGTCGAACTCGCGGATCTCGGCCGCCGGGACGAGCTCGGCGGCGCGCTCGAGGACCGAGCGGGCCGCATGGCAGGCCCCGCAGAAGGCGGACGTGTAGAGCTCGACGATCACAGAAACGACAACACCGGCCGGCACCGCACGATTCCTGGGGAGCCGGGATCTCGATACGCCCGCTGCGCGGGCTACTCGATCAGCATGACCGCCGTCGTGCGGCGCTGCGGGCTGGTCGTGGACGCCGTCGTGCGGCGCTGCGGGCTGGTCGTGGACGCCGTCGTGCGGCGCTGCATGCTCGTGATGGACCCCGCTGGGTGTCGCTGCATGTCGGTCGCCGCCGCGGGCGCACTGCATGCTGGTCGAGTAGTCGCCGGAGGCGGCGTATCGAGACCTGCCGTGGCAAGGCCTCTCAGCGCAGCGACCAGGCCTCGTTCATGGTCAGGGCGACGTCGATCAGCTCGACGCGCTCGAGGCCCTCGACCTCGGCGAGCGGGAACCACGCGGCGGCGTCGGTCGAGCCGTCGACCTCGTGGGTCAGCTCCCCACCGACGACGCGGGCGCGGTAGACGACGCGGATGGCGTGCAGCGGCCCGGCCTCCGGGTCGCTGCGGCGGTGTGCGGGGATCACGTGCGAGTCGACGCCGATCAGTCCCTCGAGCTCCGCGTGGTAGCCGGTCTCCTCGAAGATCTCGCGCACGGCCGCGTCGGCGGGCGACTCGCCCTCGTCGATGCCGCCGCCGGGCAGCGTCCACGCTTCCCACGGGCCCTGGCTCCAGTGGGCGAGGAGCATGCGCTCGCCGTCGATGATCACGCCGTACGCGGCGACCCGGATGTCCACCTCAGCAGCCTAATCGCGCCGTGCGGGAAGCCCGGACACGGCGAAGGCCCGGATCCGCGGTGCGGGATCCGGGCCTCGGGCCGTGCGTCAGGAAGCGGTCGACGCCGGCGACTGCGCGGCGCTGGCCGGCTCGTCCTCGGCGACCCACAGCTCGTCGTCGGCACGGAAGGTCTGCCAGACGGCGTAGCCGATGCCGCCGACCGCGACGAGGGCGGCGCCGATCGCGAAGACCGTGCCGACCTTGTTCTTCTTCTTCGGGGGAGTGGTGAGCTCCTCCCAGCGCGCCTTCGAGATCTCGGCGAGCTTCGCGCGGTTCTTCGAGTCCTTCGCGGCCTCGAACGCGGCCGCAGCGGTCCCGCCGACGGCGGCGAAGGTCGGGAGGACCTTGTGCTTGTAGGCGTCGCGAGCGGACGAGTACGTGCCCTCGACCGCGGACACACCGTTGTCGTAGACGGGCTTCACCCGGCTCGAGTAGGCGTCCTTGACGGCCGGCACGACCTCCTTCTTCGCGTACTTGGTCGCGTGGCGGCGGCTCTTCTCGAGAACGGAGGCGGCGTGCGCCAGCACCTCCTGCTGCTCACTCCAGACCGCCTCGGCGTTCTTGCGGAGGCGCTTGAGATCCTTCTTGTGCTTACGTGACAGACCCACTTGGTCCTCCATCGGCTACGAGCGGCGAACAACGCCTCAATACTGCCACTCATCCCGCGGCCCGCGCATCGCGCACCCAGCGCATTGACACCGGGTGTTGCGGAGCCCTACAGACCCGCTGTGCGAGAATCCACCCATGCCTTTGCACACCGCAGTTGCGACGTTCCACACCACCAAGGGCGACATCGTCGTCAACCTCTACGGCAATCACG
Coding sequences:
- a CDS encoding NUDIX hydrolase, with the translated sequence MDIRVAAYGVIIDGERMLLAHWSQGPWEAWTLPGGGIDEGESPADAAVREIFEETGYHAELEGLIGVDSHVIPAHRRSDPEAGPLHAIRVVYRARVVGGELTHEVDGSTDAAAWFPLAEVEGLERVELIDVALTMNEAWSLR
- a CDS encoding thioredoxin domain-containing protein; translation: MPAGVVVSVIVELYTSAFCGACHAARSVLERAAELVPAAEIREFDVAFAPAAAEAADVRSTPTVVVRDETGRAVFRAEGAPSLPQALSALALAVG
- a CDS encoding DUF3566 domain-containing protein, giving the protein MSSTVAEKLARKSAKSPAAKQVRLKLVYVDFWSAVKLSFLLGLTLAIITIVVVYLVYTVLAQTGVFDEVNGLVQDIAGAEAFDLNTIISLPQIMGFAIVVAVLNTIVTTALGAIVALLYNLSVKITGGLLVGFTNQ